A stretch of DNA from Sphingomonas sp. SORGH_AS_0879:
GAGTGCTGCCGTTCGACAGCGTCGGATTGACCGGCGCCAGCGCCGCCTGGAAGTCGACCAGCCCCATGCCGAACACCTCGTCCGGCCCCGGCGCACCGATGTCCCTGGCGGTCTGAAGGATGACGTCGCCCGCCTGCTGGCCGCTCAGCTGCGACCATTTCGACAGGATGTCCGCGGCGAGTCCCGCCACCACCGGCGCTGCCGAGCTGGTGCCGGAGAAGACACCGACAGTGCCGTCGACCAGCGTCGTGACATTGGAGCCGACCGCGACGACGGTGCGGTCCTTCATCGTGCCGGCCTTGTTGGAATAGGCCTCGATCTCGTACTTGTTCAACGCCGGGCTGAGCGCGCCGACGAACAGCACCGCCTTGCGATTGTCGGCGGTGATCCACTGCGCATTGTAGGGATCGGCGCCGCTGAAATTGCCGGTCGAGTTGACGAGCAGGCCGCCCGTCGTCGCCAGCCGCTCGGTCGCCGAGGTCCAGCTCGCGCTGCCACCGACCAGCGAGCTGCTGACGATCTTGATGCCTTTGTCCGCCGCATAGCGGATGGCTTCGTCGGTGTGCGACAGGATCTCGCCCTGCGTTTTCTCGTCCCGATCGGCGACACGCAGCGCGACGATCGTGGCGGACGGGGCATAGCCGACGGTCGCGTTGCCGTTGATGCGTGCCGCGATAATGTTGGCGACCGCCGTGCCGTGATCCGACGCGCTGCTGCCTAGCTCATTCCGCTTCGTTCGCGTGCCGTCGGCGGCCACGACATAGCCGAAGTCCTTGGACAGCGTCTGGTCGATGCGGCCGTCGAGCTCACCGTTCACGTTCATCACGCCATCGTCGACCACGGCGACGGTCACGCCCTGACCGGTGTGCCCGCTGTCGAGCGCGTACAGCGCGTTCATGAACTCGTTCGCGCCGTAGTTGCGGCGGAACTCGGGCGTGTCGTTGACTGATCGGATCGGCTGCTTGTCCGACGGGGTAATCACGTATCCCACCGGCGGCGGCACCGGCGCCGAATAGACGGGCGGCGTCGGGGTTGGCGTTGGCGTTGGCGTTGGCGTTGGCGTTGGCGTTGGCGTTGGCGTTGGCGTGGGAGCCGGTGTCGGCGTGGGTGTAGGTGACGGCGTCGGAGACGGCGTTGGCGTGGGGCTCGGTGTTGGACTCGGCGACGGTGTCGGACTTGGCGTCGGCGACGGTGTGGGCGTAGGTGATGGACTGGGCGTCGGCGTCGAGCCGCTGGCGGGCGGTGGCGTCGCCACGCTGCCCGCACTGCTGATCCCGCCGCCGCCGCCGCAGGCGGCGATCGTCAACGCCAGCATGCTGGCCGACGCCGCCCTGATCCCACGTATCCCAACCATCGTCATCCCCCGATGGGGATGCACGCCGGCCAGCCGGCGGCACCCCGTTGAACCCAGGGTGCCGGCCTTCTGGAGACCGGAATGTTGGAAACCTGTTACTAGACAGGCGCGAACGCCTTTAAGCCGGGCGGCTCTGGACATACGCGTCCGCCACCCGGTCACAGAACTAGGTCCTGTAAACCTTGGCCTTTCGGCCGGCTCTAGTAACGGGGTTTCCACGCCCCGGCCCACAGGACAGACTCCCACAGGCCACCTCAAGCTATAGCCCAATCCTTAACGGATTGCGACAGTCTGGAAGGCTTTCGGACGGCACAGCCATGCCAGAGGCATGGAAAAGGGCGCTGGCGGTGCTGAACCTAACGGACGGATGAAGCGAAGGTTCTGAAAGAAGGGAAAAACAGGGTCGGCATCCGCCGGCTCGGCCCTCGATCAGAATTTTCGTCGTCGACTGGTTCTGCCGGTCATCCCCACCATCGCGTGTCCTTACCCCAGCTGCCTCGCGCGGCGTGGCGGAGGGCATGTGCCTGGAGCACACCGCCTATGCTTCCCACACCCACCATCACCACTGTGAACGTCGCCGCCCTCGACGTCGGCCATCGGCTCGGCCTCGATCGGCAAATACCCATCGGCGCTGCCGTCCTGACCGCCCGCCTGCAAGGTTCGACGGTCCACTTCTCGCTCGACAGCTACATCTTGCGACCATCGGACCCCGCCGACGCGCTGCTGGCCTGGCTCGACCAGAAGCTGACGACCGATGGCGCGACGATCACCGGCTATCGCCTGAAGGACGCCATCGCACTGCTCGATCGGCTGCCCGGCGCCGAATGGTCGCCAGCACTCCGCGCGCTGGCGGGCTGCGGACAGCAATATCTGTTCGATCTTTCGGCCAGCGTCGACGATGGGCCGCTGACCCTCCAGGAAGCCTGCGTCCATTCGCAGATCCTGTGCGCGCCGGTCGATCCGGACCGCCGCTTCGCTGACTGGGTGCGATCCGATGTCAGCGAGATCGAGCAGGACGCACAGGTCGACGTGATCGCCGTGTTCCGGCTCGTCATACGCCGTCTCGCCAAAATGAACCCGGTCGATCGCAGCATCGCTGCGGCCATCAGCACGCACTTCGCCGAATGGCTGGGCGAAGCCGATTACGCCGCCACCCGGCTCCATGTCGCGGACCTGCTGTCCGCCGCCAACTGATCGAACCCGGCCGCATCGTGGCCAAGCTCCAGGAAAAACTATGTCTCTCATTGATCTATCGATCGAGGAGCGCGGCTTCGCGCCCGCGTCGATCGCGCTCGCCGTCCGTACCATCGGCGCCTGTCCCGCCGCCCGCCACCGACCGGATGCCCGCATCCTCTGCGGCATCGGCGTCCTTACCGTCACGCCGGACGACGGTGGCCACCGGTTCACCAGCGACGCCCGGTGTCTCGGCGAAGGCGATACGCCCCGCGATCTGCTCGACTGGCTGGAGCCGCAAATCGCGTCGACCGGCGCAGTGATCAGCTGGGACAATTTCGGCGCCGTCCCACGCCGACTGCTCGCGCTTGCCGACCCGGTGCGCCATCCGCAGATCATCACGGTCGCGGCCGACACCGCGGGACGATGGCGGGCCCTGCCGCTCGGCCACACCTGGCACCTGCGCCAGGCGCGCGCCCACCTCATGCCCTGCGTGTGCCCGCCGCGGACGCCGGTCGACGAATGCCCGGCGGCCATGCCGACCGTCCTGCTGCCGGCCCCGGCGACCACCGCGGTCGAACTGGTCAACGAGGCGATCGCCGGCTGGCGATGCTGGGCACAGGGCTTCGGCGATTTCGACGACGCCGACCACCCCGCACAAGCCGCGCTCCGCGCCCTTGACCGATGGCGGGGCGAGCAGCCCGCCACCCGCTGACCTTCCCCCAACCGACATGCGGGCGCGCGAGCGCCCGCCGGAGAATCACTATGCAACATGACCTGACCTCGCTCTGGAAGAGCAACACGCCCCGCTTCGTCGTCGTCCTCGATGCCGAGCTCGCCTATGACCATGAAGCGCACGCCCGCTACCAGGCGAGCGAGCGTTTCCTCCCCGCCGATGCCGCGCACCTGTCGCCGCGCGAACTGCGCACCGATCCGCGCGTGACGCCGCGCTGGCCTTGCCACCGGATCACTACCCTGTCGTGGCTGGTGATGACCGAGGCGGAAGACGGCCTGCGGCCGGTGCGGCTGGAGACGCGCGGCTTGCCGGAGCAGGATGAAGCCGCCGTCCTGAAGGCCTTCTTCGCCGACATGGAACAGCTTGGCCATGTCCAGCTCGTGACGTGGGGCGGCTTCCATTCCGACCTGCCGCAGATCCTGATCGGGGGGATCGACGCGGGGTTGCGGTTGCCATCGTGCCTGACCGGCCTGTTGACGCCGTGGCGGCGCGACGCCTCCGGGCACGTCGACCTCTGCGGCGAAATGTGCGGCGGGGCAGCCCCCGCGCACCTTGCCGAGGTCGCCGCCAGGCTGGGTGTCCCGGCCAAGCTGACCTGCCGGCCGAATCTCGTCTCGCAATTGATGCAGCAGGGCAAGTGGTCGGCGGTCCGCTCGGTCGCGGAGGGGGACGTACTAAGCACGGCGGCACTGCTGATGCGCTGGCGCCACTTATCCGGCGGCACCGCCTCCGTCCTGGAGGCAATGCGGCGGCTGACCGGCTTCGTCGCCGAGCATTGCGCCCACCGCCCTTACGCATCCGACTGGCAGCGCTACGCCGACGACCTGCTCGCCGCGTCCTTCGCGGCGGAAGCCCGCAAATTGGAAACCCTGGGAGCCTCGGCCTGCAACTGAGCCGTGATGATGGCCTCTTCGAAGGGGCGGAAAAGAAAGAAGGATCAACGATATGAGCGTCATCGAATCGATGGACACGATGCAGGCCTGGACCGTCGGCCTGCGCCTCGCCATGGGCTATCCGCAATATGCGCCCATCGGCAATCCGATCGCCTACGCCTCGGGCGGGCGCAAGAACTTCGCCGAGGCGCTCGAGATCGCCGCCATCGTCGAGCAGACCAACCGCGACCTCGTCCTCGTCGCATTCGACCTGCCCATCGCCGACGGGCCAGTAGGCATCTCGCTCGCCACCCGCGGCAACATCCTTGTCGACTGGCACGCCGATGTGCAGCCCTATCTCGCCAGCGACGACGGGGTCATCGAACTGCTCAGCGACACGCACCGCTGGTCGGTCGGGCCACGCGCCATCCTGACCGCGTCGCCGCTGCCGTCCCGCAGCCGGATCAAACGCGGCATCGAACGCGCGCACCGGCGCTGGCGGCAAGCCGCCGATCAGATGCGCGGCATCGAGTTGCACGGCTCCCTCTTCATCCCCGCCGGGGGCAGCTACGCCGACGCGATACCGACGGAGGTAGTGCGGGCGGCAGCGTGAGGCGTCGTCAGCCTCGTTGGCGCGTAAAGTGTGCGTACCGTCAACGCTGACAGGACTGTCACATCGTTGGTGGTCGATTGGACGGCAGAGTTCAATCGACCGCCAGCCCGTCCACTTTCGACCAAAATGTGTCGTTCGCGCCCACCCCGGCGAACGTCTGGTTTCAACGGTAGCTGCCGTTCGCACTGATTAGGTGTTCAGGCCCGGCATCTGATGGATCGGATTGACTAGGTACCGGTCCGGCTCTGATGTCCAGATTTTGCGATGTGCTCGTGGGGCGTGAGGCCGCTGAGCGTCTTCAGCCAGGGGCGAAGCATAGGCGGCGATGAAGTCGGCGAGGTGCGTCCGCAGCTGGTCATGGCTGTCGTGGTGGAAGCGTTTGACGGTCGCCTCCTTGATCATCCGGTTCATCCGCTCGAACTGGCCGTTGGTCCACGGGTGGTTCGGTTTGGTGACCTACAAGGAACGTCGCTCCGCCGCACTAACTGAGTGGAAGTCGCTCGTCAGCTGAGCGGCGACATCATAGACCGAGCTGCGGCGACCCGAGACCCGTCCGCCTTTATTCGACAGCTCCCTCGGTAGCGATCCCCTTTCATGATCGCGCGACAGTCCTGCCGCCATTCCACAGCAGGGCCGTCGACAGGGCATAGACGATGAAGAACCCGACATTGAGGACGGCGGCGAAGAACCATGGCCCGACCGGGGGCGGTAGCGCCGCGCCGATAGCGGCGAGCAGCAGCGGTGCGACCGGGTTGAGGATCACCGCCGACCAGCGGGGATAACGGGTCCGGCGAGCCAGGATCGTCGCGCATAACAGTGCCATGCCCAGCGCGAGTGGGACCACCGCCAGAAACCATGCGATCGATTGCATCCGGCTGAACTGCGCCCCCAGCGTCAGCAGCGCTGGATGGGCAGCGGCGGGAAGCGCCGGGATCGTCTTGTTCACCATGGCGGGGTAGTAAAAGGACGCATGGCCGAGCGGCGACCAAGCATTGGCGCAGAAGAGCACTATGAACGCAGCGAAGGGCAGGATGCCTCCGGCTGGTTTCAGGCCTTGATACAGATGCCAGTTCCCGGCCAGATATAGCGGGATCGACAGGTTGGCGATCATCGCCCCCGCGGCGAGCCTTGGCTCGTCGAATGGCAGCATCCACGCTAGCGCCTTGAACGGAATGCGGTCGGCATAGTCGCGCAACAACAGCGGGAATTGATCGGGTGAGGACGTGCCGCCCACCAGCAGGACATCGCCGATTGCCGAGCAGATCGCACCAAGAATGCCGGCAATCCCGGCGGCCCGGATCGCAAAAAGGTTCATGTCGCGCTCCTATATCGTTGCGGTGGCAGGATTGGCCCAGACACTGTCGCGCGGCCCCGCCACGGACCGCCGCCGGGCGGCGCGCGCCATCATGGCGAAACCGCTCGCGCCGAGAATCGCGACCAGGTCAACCAGTCGGCTCGCGCCGGCATGGCTCCAGCCTTGGGCCAGCACAGGCGACAGTAGCGTGGTGAGCGGAATGGCGGCGGTCGCGGCGGCAGCGAGCCACAACAACTCCGATCCGCCGCGCGCCGCGCCGCGTATCAAGGCCCAGACGACGGCGGCGACGAACACCAGATAGTAGATGCGGCTATGCCATGCGGCGAGATCACCCTCGTGGGGGGGAACGTGGGGGGAAAGCCATTTGGTGGCAGCGATCGTCAGCGAGATGCCGGCGATACAGCCCAGCGGCACGCCTACGGTCAGGCTCCCCAGGACGCGGGTGGTGCGGGTCTGCGTCACCGCGCCGGCCTTGCGCTCCTTGCGGCGGCGGCTCTCGATCCAGAGAAGATTGCCTGAGTAGAACAAGAACGCACCGGCAAGACCCAGCAGGAAATAGGACCAGCGCACGGGCGCTCCACCGAAGCTGCCGAAATGTAGCGTGAAGAACGATGTCACCGCCGCGAACCACGGTCCCTGACGCCCCGGCATATAGTCCGCCCCGGTTATCGCGCCGGTGCGGGTGTCGATCTCCGCCCGACCATAGGTCGGCGCACGCATCCCATAGCGCGGATCGACCCCGGTGATGTCGCCGTGCGCGCCCTTCTTCGCATCGTAACGATAGGTGATCGAGCGGAGCGCGAAGCCGGGCGCCTGCGCCTTGATGCGTCGTTGTAGTTCGGCGGGCGACAGCGTGCCGTGCACTGCTTCGAACGCTGGCGGCTTCGGGGGACCGGGCGGTGGCGGCGCTCGCCGCTCGACCTTGGCCGCACCGACCTGATGCACCGTGCCCTGAGCGTCGTAGATCTGGTCGTGAAAGGCGAAGATGACGGCGGTAATCGCCATCACGATGTGGAACGGCAGGCTAAACAGCCCGAGCAGATTGTGCAGGTCGAGCCACATCCGCTTGACGTTCTTGCCGAAGCGCAGCGCGAACAGGTCCTTCACCAGACTGGGCAGCAGACAGATGACGCCGGAGATGATCGCCACGGCGTAGAGCAGCGCAATCACGCCCATGACCGGCATTGCCGCGCTGCGACTAAGCGGGAGACCGACCTTCTGGTGGAGTACATCGACGAACTCCGCGACCGGCGAGGCGTCTTGCCGCACCACTTGCACCGTCCCATCGGGCGCCAGCGCGGCGAGGAAGGTCGGGCCCGGCGCGCGGCGGTTGCCGGTGGTCCAGCTCAGCCGCGCGGGCTCATCGGGCCCGGTTTCGAAATGCACCGTATAGGCCGCGCGCGCGTCGGGCCGCGCGCGCAACACTTTTTCGATCAACTCGGGCGTGCGATCGAGCGTCGGCGGGGTTGAGATGCCGGTCGGCGCAGACGCCCAGCGGTTCAGCGGCTCTGCGAACATCGTGATCGCCCCCGCATAGAAGGCAATGAACAGCGCCAGTCCCGCGATGATCCCGACCCAGCTATGCACGTCCTTATAGGTCTTTATGACATCGGTCCGCATCGGCGATCATCCGAGAAGAAGGCGAGTGGCGACGTAAAGCGCCCAGGCCAGCAGATTGGCGAACGCGAGCCAGCCCCATGCCCGCGCGCTGCTGCGGAACAGGAAACATAGGCCGAGGATCGCGCACCAGATCGGTGCCGCCAGCCACATGGCAAGCTGTCGCTGCGCGCTGAAGACATCATCGTCGGTCGCGCATAGCGCCGCGAACGTGCAGGTCAGCGCCATGGCGAGGGTGAAGCCGAGAATGGTTGCGGCGGAGGCCTTGCCGAACCAGTCGCGACTGGTGAGCGGCGTGCGGCTCATCGCAACGCCTCCTGCCGGAACCGCCACCAGCGGACGATGGCGGGCACGATGCTCCACACCAGCATTGCGCCGGTCGCCCAGGTGAAGACGGCGGTCGCCGGTCCTTCTATAGTCAGCAGCAGAACCAGCGCGATCAGCAGGAGCAGCGCTCCGGCCATCCGATAAGGACGTCTGTCGACATGGTGACGTACCAGCGCCTGATGCGGGGTACCGACATAGAGGCTCAATGCCCCACCGACCGTCGCAAGCGCCGCGCACCACGCCGCGATCATCGTTCCACTCCCGAGAAGGCGAAGCGGATCGCCGGAGCCATCGCCGCCAACATGGTCGTCCCGTGCGACTGACCCGGCAGTGGCAGGAAACGCGCGTGGCCAGGGTTCGCCCCGCCATCCAGTGAGCGGGCCAGCTCAGCCGGAGACGCCGCGGCTCCGTCACCTTCGGCGATCAGGATACGGGGCGTTCCCCTGGCGACCGCGGCCTCGTGCGCGATCAGGCCATCACCGAACCACAGCGACGGACTAACCGCGACGACGCCGCCGAACATCGCCGGTCGCGTCAATGCCGCATGGAGAGCGAGCAGGCCGCCGAAACTATGCCCCAGCAACGTCTCCCGCGAGCGATCGACCCGCCAGCGCTGCCGGACCAGCGGCTTCACCTGCCGCTCGACGAAGTCGAGAAACGCTTCGGCTCCGCCCGTCGCCATACCGCTGGCAGGCCGGTTCGCAGGGATCGTCCAGCCAGGCGTGGCGGGCGTATAGTCGCGGGTGCGGCGTGACAAAGGCCCGGCCGCGATCCCGACGACGATGCCCTCGGAGATGCCCGTCCGCGCGCCGGCGCGCGCCAGCCGACGGACGGTGAGTGCCGTGATCGCAAAATTGTCCTCGCCATCCAGTACATACAGGACCGGGTAGCCGGCCGGCGGTGGAGGCCCCTCCGGCCAGGCGATCATGACGCGATAGGCCTCGCCGTTTTCGGCATGGACGACCTGCTCGACGCTGTTCGACAGCGTGTAGGGCGTCGCCGCCAAAGGCTCTTTCGTGACCGGCGCACCGGGCGCCCCCAACGCGAGCATGATGGCCGCGAACATGCTCACCACCGGTATTGCAGTCGCAGGTTCAGCGTCCGTCCTGAACCATAATAGCAGGATGACGCCGACGAACAGAGCGCGACATAGCGATGATTGGTCAGGTTGCGTGCATTGACCGACAGGATGATGCCGCTGGCAAAGGCCTTGCGCAGGAACAGGTCGTACAAGGTGTAGCTGGGTACACGATACGCATTGGCGGTGTCGCCATACGAAACGCCGACATAGCGCACACCGCCGCCCAGTCCGACGCCGCCCAGCGGCCCGTCCTCGGCAAAGCGATAGTCGGCGAACAGTGATCCCATCCATTCGGGCACCTGAGTCAGCCGGTTGCCCTGCTGCCCCGGCGCGGCGCGCGTGATCTCGCTATCCATATAGGTGCCGGTCGCGATCATGCTGAGCCCGCCTATCAGCGTCGCCTTGCCCTCCAGCTCGATCCCCCGGATGCGGCCCTGTCCGGTCTGGACCTGGCAGGTCGTGCCCGCGCAGACATGGCTTTCGTCCGGGTCGGGACTGGCGAGGTTGTTCTGGGTGAGCTGGTATAGCGCGGCGGTGAGCAGCGCGTTGCTGCCGCGCGGCTGGTATTTGAGGCCGACCTCATATTGCTCGCCGGTCGTCGGCTTGAACGGCGTGCCGTCGAAATACTGGCCGGTGGTCGGCTGGAACGAGGTGGAATAGCTGGCATAGGGCGCAAGGCCGCTCGGCGAAACCCAGGTCGCACCCGCCCGCCACGTCAGTTTGTCCGCCTTGGTCAGCGTCACCGGATCGGTGCTGCCGGTCGCCAGTTCGTTGACCTGATGGTTCTTCGCCCAGTCATAGCGAGCACCCAGAGTGACATGAAGCTGGCCAAGCGTGATCTGGTCCTGGCCATAGGCACCGATCTGCTCCAGCCGTGCATTCAGATGGACTTGCGGCGCAAGCGTCTGCAGCACTCTCCCGATGCCCTGCGATACGGGGTTAAAGATGTCGGGCATCGGCGGAACGTTGGTCGACAGGTCGCGCAGGTGCCGCCATTCGGTATCGAGCATGTCGACGCCGACCAGCACACGGTGCTCCAGCGCGCCAGTGTCGATGCGACCTTCGAGCCGCGTATCCAGGCCATAGCCATCGGAATGGCCGATGCCCTGCACCGCGCGACGATTGATCGTCTGCCCGTTGGCGAGCGTCCCCCCACGTAGCACGGTTCCCCGGAACAGCGTCTCCACGCGGGTGTAGCGGCCATTCTGTCGCAGCTCGAGCCAATCGGAAAAGGCATGGCGCAATTCGTATCCGAGCAGATACTCGTTGCGGTCGTAGGTGTTGAATTGCGGCTCGCCCAGGAACGCGTCGAGGCGGATATGGCGGCCGCCTGCGCCCGGTTGCTGCGATCCGACATAGGGCAGGAACTGGAAGGTCGATCCGCCCTCGTCGCGTTGATACTGGCCCATGAGCGTAATGCTGGTGGCGGCATCGGGCACCCAGGAGAGGCTGGGCGCAATGTAGTAGCGCCCGGTCTTGATCTCATCGATCTGGGCATCGCCGTAGCGCGCAAGGCCGACGAGCCGCGCTCGGATCGTGCCGTCGGCGGTGATCGGCCCCGACACGTCCGCCGCGCCCTGATATTGCCATTTGCCGAGGTTGGTGAACCCTGCCCCCTGTAGCATGATCTCGCCGCGCGGCTTCGCCGTCGGGCGCTTCGTCACCAGATTGACGATGCCGCCGGGCGCCACCTGTCCGAACAGCACCGCCGACGGGCCTTTCAGCACCTCGATCTGCTGAAGCGCAAAGGGATCGAAGGCGGTTCGCGTCCATTGCCCGCCGGCAGGCAGGCGAATGCCGTCGAGGAACAGATTGTCGCTGAAGCTGCCCGCCGCAAAACCGCGTACGGAAAAGCTGTCGGCGCGGCTGTCGATGCCGTCCTGCTCCGCCTGGACCCCGGCGGTATAGGCGAGCGCCTCGGTCACGCTGTGGACTGCGCGGACGTCCAGTTCCTCGCGCGTGATGACCGAGATCGACTGCGGTACCTCGATCAGCCGGGTGGCGGTCTTCGTGCCCGACGTAGCCTGGGTCTGTCCCGTCGCGGTCACGACGATATCCGTATCGCGCAACGCGTCGCCGTTATTCTCCTGCGCCGCCACCGGCGAAGCCGCTGACGACAGCAGCAATCCAACACCCCAACATATCTTCATAGGTTTCCCGCCCCTATATTCGCCGTCCGCGACGGCGCATTTCCCGAAAGATTTCGAGGGGCGTCTAATAGCGCAAGATAATGCGAGTCAATCGCATCTGATAAGCAACTGTGATGACGGGGAAGTCTGATACAGCGCCCGCCCTACTGAATCGCGACGCGACCGCCATTGCTTGACGGCTGCCTTGTGTCCGTTCCCCGCCGGAAGCCGTCCTTCGCCGCCGAGCGCACGAGTGACGGCTTTGTCCCAGAACACGCCGAATGCGCCGTTGGCAGCCACCGACCAGAATTCGTCGTTCGTCGGTTGGGCTTCGAACGACAGGTTCAGCTAAAACCGGCCATTCCCTGAGCGCAGGATCGTCTGGCAGCAATGCGCCCTAAAGTCGGATTTCGGGTCGCGGATTGGCGCGACCTGAAAGCGGACAAAGCTCAATCAAATAGCCCCACGACCAGCGAATAGTTCAGATCTTTCCGGGCGCGCCAAATATCGCCGTCGTCTACACAGGCTCCGCAGCGGCTACGACCGATGAGATCGCTCGCGGTTCAACGCAGTAGGGGCGGCGGTGCGCTTCGGCGCTTCCGCTCCAATCGTCCCGGTTAACGGGCATCATTCACCTTCGAGGCGCTCCTGCACTTCTGTCACGAAGCGTGAAGGGTTGTGCTGGCCGTACATGAGATGGATTTCATGCCTTGCACGCGTGAAGCCGACATAGAACAGGCGTCGCGCTTCGCTGATCTCTCCATCGCTTGCATTGTTTCGGGGAAGGCGTCCTTCCTCCATTCCGAACAGGATCACCACGTCGAACTCGCGTCCTTTGGCGCTGTGCAAGGTGGACAGATTGATCCGGTCGAGACCGGTGCCGATCCCGGCGAACTCGCCGAGCGGGAGATCCTCCACATCGCCGGTCGGTCCGAGCCGGTTGATGAAGGTGTTCAGCGTCTCGAACTCATCGGCCAGCGATCGGGCACGATCGATGCGCGGTTTCATAATCTCGTCGCGCAAGGCGACGAGCCAGTCGTGCAGACTGAGAGTGTCGTCACGACGATCCCAGAGGGTTGCGATCAAGTCGCGCTGAAATTCCAGCCGGTCGTCATCGGTCGCGAGCAGTTCATGGAACAGGCGGGCACCTTCGGCGATCACGCGGGATACCCGAGGCTGCCCTGACCGCCAGCCACCGCAGCACCACATCGCGCATTGCTCGAGCCAGCGCATCAGACGGCTGCCGCGCGGATACAACGCGTTGCCGTCGGTGCGGATCACGCCATAGCCGTTGTTGGCCGCGGCGGTCGCGACCTCGTCGCCGATGAAGGCTGCGGGGTAGAGGATGGCGATTTCGCCAAGGTTCAGATCGGGGCGCCGTGCGCGTATCTCGGGGATCAACTGTTCGATCAGATATCGCGCCTGCGCCGCATAGCCGCCGGTGCAGGGATGAAAATAGATCGTGCCCTCATGCGCGCCGTCCGGTGCCCGATAGCCGCGCGCTTCGCCAAGGGCATATTCGGAGGCAGTGACGATCTGCGACCCGCAGCGATAGTTCAGTCCGAGCCGGACGGTTTCGACATCGTCGCGCTCCGACAATTTCTTCAGCAATTCGGGATTCGCGCCGGTGAAGCCGTAGATCGACTGATCGACATCGCCGACCGCGAACAGGCGGATGCCGGCGCTGAAGCACAGCCCCATCACCATCGCGTGCAAAGCCCGGCCGAGATCTTGATATTCGTCGACCGCCAGGATCGGATATTTGGCGGCGATCGCCTTGCGCAGCCAGGCGTTGGTAGCGAGCGCACGCAAGGCCAGAAGCGGCATGTCGTCGAAGTCGATCACGCCCATCTGGCGCAGTTCGGCTTCATGGGCCTCGACGAGCCTGGTTAGTTGGGGGTCGGCGGTTTTCCAAGCGTCGACGTCCCGGTTGAGGAATCGGCGGCGGTGCTGCCCCAGCCGGAAATCCCAGGTCTGCGGATTCTCCGGCCCTTTGATCACCTTGGCATGGGCATTTTCGAGCGCGGCGCGCGTCTGGCGCCGGGTCGCCACCTGGAAATCATCCGGGAGACCCAATCCCGCGACCTTCGCATAGGGCAGGAGGATCTGGGTCAGCGAGAAGCTGTGCACGGTGCCGATGAAGACGCGGCCGCCCGGCGCAATACCGAGGGCATCGAGCCGCGTCTCGAGCTCGCGAGCACATTCGTTATTGTAGGTG
This window harbors:
- a CDS encoding DUF6796 family protein; translated protein: MNLFAIRAAGIAGILGAICSAIGDVLLVGGTSSPDQFPLLLRDYADRIPFKALAWMLPFDEPRLAAGAMIANLSIPLYLAGNWHLYQGLKPAGGILPFAAFIVLFCANAWSPLGHASFYYPAMVNKTIPALPAAAHPALLTLGAQFSRMQSIAWFLAVVPLALGMALLCATILARRTRYPRWSAVILNPVAPLLLAAIGAALPPPVGPWFFAAVLNVGFFIVYALSTALLWNGGRTVARS
- a CDS encoding PepSY domain-containing protein, whose protein sequence is MRTDVIKTYKDVHSWVGIIAGLALFIAFYAGAITMFAEPLNRWASAPTGISTPPTLDRTPELIEKVLRARPDARAAYTVHFETGPDEPARLSWTTGNRRAPGPTFLAALAPDGTVQVVRQDASPVAEFVDVLHQKVGLPLSRSAAMPVMGVIALLYAVAIISGVICLLPSLVKDLFALRFGKNVKRMWLDLHNLLGLFSLPFHIVMAITAVIFAFHDQIYDAQGTVHQVGAAKVERRAPPPPGPPKPPAFEAVHGTLSPAELQRRIKAQAPGFALRSITYRYDAKKGAHGDITGVDPRYGMRAPTYGRAEIDTRTGAITGADYMPGRQGPWFAAVTSFFTLHFGSFGGAPVRWSYFLLGLAGAFLFYSGNLLWIESRRRKERKAGAVTQTRTTRVLGSLTVGVPLGCIAGISLTIAATKWLSPHVPPHEGDLAAWHSRIYYLVFVAAVVWALIRGAARGGSELLWLAAAATAAIPLTTLLSPVLAQGWSHAGASRLVDLVAILGASGFAMMARAARRRSVAGPRDSVWANPATATI
- a CDS encoding alpha/beta hydrolase, with product MFAAIMLALGAPGAPVTKEPLAATPYTLSNSVEQVVHAENGEAYRVMIAWPEGPPPPAGYPVLYVLDGEDNFAITALTVRRLARAGARTGISEGIVVGIAAGPLSRRTRDYTPATPGWTIPANRPASGMATGGAEAFLDFVERQVKPLVRQRWRVDRSRETLLGHSFGGLLALHAALTRPAMFGGVVAVSPSLWFGDGLIAHEAAVARGTPRILIAEGDGAAASPAELARSLDGGANPGHARFLPLPGQSHGTTMLAAMAPAIRFAFSGVER
- a CDS encoding TonB-dependent siderophore receptor, producing the protein MLLSSAASPVAAQENNGDALRDTDIVVTATGQTQATSGTKTATRLIEVPQSISVITREELDVRAVHSVTEALAYTAGVQAEQDGIDSRADSFSVRGFAAGSFSDNLFLDGIRLPAGGQWTRTAFDPFALQQIEVLKGPSAVLFGQVAPGGIVNLVTKRPTAKPRGEIMLQGAGFTNLGKWQYQGAADVSGPITADGTIRARLVGLARYGDAQIDEIKTGRYYIAPSLSWVPDAATSITLMGQYQRDEGGSTFQFLPYVGSQQPGAGGRHIRLDAFLGEPQFNTYDRNEYLLGYELRHAFSDWLELRQNGRYTRVETLFRGTVLRGGTLANGQTINRRAVQGIGHSDGYGLDTRLEGRIDTGALEHRVLVGVDMLDTEWRHLRDLSTNVPPMPDIFNPVSQGIGRVLQTLAPQVHLNARLEQIGAYGQDQITLGQLHVTLGARYDWAKNHQVNELATGSTDPVTLTKADKLTWRAGATWVSPSGLAPYASYSTSFQPTTGQYFDGTPFKPTTGEQYEVGLKYQPRGSNALLTAALYQLTQNNLASPDPDESHVCAGTTCQVQTGQGRIRGIELEGKATLIGGLSMIATGTYMDSEITRAAPGQQGNRLTQVPEWMGSLFADYRFAEDGPLGGVGLGGGVRYVGVSYGDTANAYRVPSYTLYDLFLRKAFASGIILSVNARNLTNHRYVALCSSASSCYYGSGRTLNLRLQYRW
- a CDS encoding ATP-dependent helicase, with the translated sequence MSDRALYLKAAEDLRPNDKQWQAYESGGHCVLLAGPGSGKTKTLTVKLARMLSEDVEDPRGIACITYNNECARELETRLDALGIAPGGRVFIGTVHSFSLTQILLPYAKVAGLGLPDDFQVATRRQTRAALENAHAKVIKGPENPQTWDFRLGQHRRRFLNRDVDAWKTADPQLTRLVEAHEAELRQMGVIDFDDMPLLALRALATNAWLRKAIAAKYPILAVDEYQDLGRALHAMVMGLCFSAGIRLFAVGDVDQSIYGFTGANPELLKKLSERDDVETVRLGLNYRCGSQIVTASEYALGEARGYRAPDGAHEGTIYFHPCTGGYAAQARYLIEQLIPEIRARRPDLNLGEIAILYPAAFIGDEVATAAANNGYGVIRTDGNALYPRGSRLMRWLEQCAMWCCGGWRSGQPRVSRVIAEGARLFHELLATDDDRLEFQRDLIATLWDRRDDTLSLHDWLVALRDEIMKPRIDRARSLADEFETLNTFINRLGPTGDVEDLPLGEFAGIGTGLDRINLSTLHSAKGREFDVVILFGMEEGRLPRNNASDGEISEARRLFYVGFTRARHEIHLMYGQHNPSRFVTEVQERLEGE